In a single window of the Terriglobus roseus genome:
- a CDS encoding ATP-grasp domain-containing protein translates to MSSQVAEEVLPQNAPAKEAAAPLVFLYEHPEWFKPVFAELERRGVPFGKAFIPDHFYDIGGNDPKFKVLFNRMSPSANSRDHGSGIFHTLAYLEHLESLGLRVLNGSKAFRYEISKAAQHSLLRSLGLKFLPSRVIHNASQAVAAAEGLRYPIIVKANIGGSGKGIVRFNSKEELQSAVDNDQIDLGYDSIALVQEFVPARGGYITRVETLNGKYLYAIHVHLTGETFDLCPADICQIKEVETFDNACVLEAGKSGLKVEGYTPPPEVIQNVERIMQAAGIDVGGIEYIVDDRDGEIYYYDVNALSNFVADAPRVIGFNPFENLADFLEEEIRRAI, encoded by the coding sequence ATGTCGAGCCAGGTTGCTGAAGAAGTTTTGCCGCAGAATGCACCCGCGAAGGAAGCGGCTGCACCGCTCGTCTTTCTGTATGAGCACCCCGAGTGGTTCAAGCCGGTCTTTGCGGAATTGGAGCGCCGCGGCGTTCCGTTTGGCAAGGCCTTCATCCCCGACCACTTCTATGACATCGGAGGCAACGACCCGAAGTTCAAGGTGCTCTTCAACCGCATGAGCCCGTCGGCCAACAGCCGTGACCACGGATCCGGCATCTTCCACACGCTTGCGTACCTCGAACATCTTGAGTCGCTCGGCTTGCGAGTCCTGAACGGCTCCAAGGCGTTCCGCTACGAAATCTCGAAGGCCGCCCAGCACTCGCTACTGCGTTCGCTTGGCCTAAAGTTTCTGCCATCGCGCGTGATTCACAATGCAAGCCAGGCCGTCGCTGCGGCTGAAGGTCTTCGCTACCCCATCATCGTGAAGGCCAACATCGGCGGCAGCGGTAAGGGCATTGTTCGCTTCAACTCGAAGGAAGAATTGCAGAGTGCTGTCGACAACGATCAGATCGACCTCGGTTACGACAGCATCGCCCTCGTGCAGGAATTTGTCCCCGCACGCGGCGGCTACATCACCCGCGTCGAAACGCTCAACGGCAAGTACCTCTACGCCATCCACGTGCACCTTACCGGCGAAACCTTTGACCTGTGCCCCGCAGACATCTGCCAGATCAAGGAGGTCGAAACCTTCGACAATGCGTGCGTGCTGGAAGCAGGCAAGTCGGGCCTGAAGGTGGAGGGCTACACACCACCGCCTGAGGTCATTCAGAATGTCGAGCGCATCATGCAGGCAGCAGGCATCGACGTCGGTGGCATCGAGTACATCGTGGATGATCGCGATGGAGAGATCTACTACTACGACGTGAATGCACTCTCAAACTTTGTCGCGGACGCTCCGCGCGTCATCGGCTTCAACCCCTTCGAAAACCTCGCGGACTTTCTTGAAGAGGAGATTCGGCGTGCCATCTAA
- a CDS encoding TonB-dependent receptor, whose amino-acid sequence MTAALFAGASLPLHAQVDTGSLAGTVTDTTGAAIPDADLTLREEATGVTARLHTARDGSFNFSPLKLGTYTLTVKHDGFKQSVAEHLNVTIQSRLEVQPHLEVGGAGEVVEVSSTSPLLETRSSSVQQLVDEHTINALPLNGRNATFLAQLSPGVTFAQSDSRNLQSSGSFAANGARRTQNNYLLDGMDDNAAIADLVNQAQYVVMPPPDALREFTVQTSTYSAEFGHSAGAVLNVSTKAGDNKLHGNVWEYLRNSALDAKDYFVLPTQKKPAFRQNQFGGTLGGPIVIPKVYDGRNRTFFFADYQGTRIAQGKTYTSTVPTLAERNSGYTNLQDLIALQSGTLTDALGRVFPTGTVFDPSTTRALPTGGLDPVTGLRGTAGAYVRDPFYSGGLSGVSNFNTTSNRALLNQLPAGRIAPNAVQLLNLYPTPTGTTLQNNYVSSPVNVTRTDSFDVRFDETLSQRDSAFVRYSFVNTSQVVPSPFPGIADGSASRPGNGRTQSQNIALSETHIITPRLVNEARVGYSKVRDTRLQLNANTLGIPAQYGIPGIPQIAGNGGLPQFSFGQLTALGSPGTLPSDKSSKVLQFTENVTIDRDRHQIRAGVEYQHVAFPTLTPTTSRGAFTNNGSYTSIVATTDASTDRAQFLLAPRPVVAGSLQSLGGSNAVSASSFSPIFKLVRQYVGAYVQDSWKASSNLTLNYGVRWEFLGIPTESDGRFANFVPAQAGDTKDNTSRFYIPQSQVANVPVAFQNLLAQDGIAFTPIADKVLGYAQKGNFAPRVGFSYQADSKLVIRGGYGLFYQGYENHGLSISPWVNYPFQITSSYTAGSSVAPVTADNSVGPISNGLTNVPLTAANASLGALSLFGEPRNPKTTYSQAFNLQVQYQVSPNTIAYVGYVGSNGKHIMSSLGSNAVSSILAPTANTKANSFFKDFSVGGNYVSRSGSTNYNSLQTGVEHRFSHGFSVIANFTYSKCLGTARDLLDNGVGGYRAPYVAGYGIGADYAPCDIDVRRILHTSGSYELPFGKGRSYATSGVASALAGGWSVNWIYSTQDGQPFSVACTSTTAAGLGCFALKVPGQSLYASGNRVKNFLNPAAFANPAVGNLGGASGQVSGPAFRHLDLSLFRRFNLGEARYFEFRAESFNLTNTPNFAQPGSLNFTSPTTFSSISATRDNPNDPRELQASLKLFF is encoded by the coding sequence ATGACCGCCGCACTCTTTGCGGGTGCGAGCTTGCCTCTGCACGCGCAGGTGGACACAGGTTCCCTTGCGGGCACCGTCACCGATACGACCGGGGCGGCGATTCCCGATGCGGATCTCACGTTGCGGGAAGAGGCAACGGGTGTGACGGCTCGGCTGCATACCGCGAGGGACGGCAGCTTCAACTTCAGCCCGTTGAAGCTGGGAACTTACACGCTGACGGTAAAGCACGATGGCTTCAAGCAGAGCGTGGCGGAACATCTGAATGTCACGATCCAATCGCGACTTGAGGTACAGCCACATCTTGAAGTGGGCGGCGCGGGAGAGGTGGTGGAAGTATCGTCCACCAGTCCGCTACTTGAGACGCGATCGTCGTCGGTGCAGCAACTGGTCGATGAGCACACCATCAATGCCCTTCCCCTGAATGGTCGCAACGCAACGTTTCTTGCGCAGCTCTCGCCCGGTGTGACCTTTGCACAGAGTGACAGTCGCAACTTGCAGTCGAGTGGTTCATTTGCTGCGAACGGTGCGCGTCGCACGCAGAATAATTACCTGCTGGATGGCATGGACGATAACGCCGCCATCGCCGACCTGGTGAACCAGGCGCAGTACGTGGTGATGCCGCCGCCGGATGCGCTGCGCGAATTCACGGTGCAAACGAGCACTTACTCGGCCGAGTTTGGGCACTCCGCAGGTGCGGTGCTCAACGTCAGTACAAAGGCCGGCGATAACAAATTGCATGGCAACGTGTGGGAGTATCTGCGCAACAGTGCGCTGGATGCGAAGGACTACTTTGTTCTTCCAACGCAGAAGAAGCCTGCCTTCCGCCAGAACCAGTTCGGTGGCACGCTGGGCGGCCCCATCGTCATCCCGAAGGTCTACGACGGACGCAACCGGACGTTCTTCTTTGCGGACTACCAGGGCACACGCATCGCACAGGGCAAGACCTACACCAGCACGGTGCCAACACTGGCGGAGCGGAACAGTGGCTACACCAATCTGCAGGACCTGATCGCGTTGCAGTCGGGAACACTGACCGATGCGCTGGGGCGCGTGTTTCCAACGGGCACCGTCTTCGATCCCTCCACGACACGCGCTCTGCCCACGGGCGGCCTTGACCCGGTGACTGGTCTCCGTGGCACTGCGGGTGCGTATGTGCGTGATCCGTTTTACTCGGGCGGACTAAGCGGTGTGAGTAACTTCAACACCACGTCAAATCGTGCGTTGCTGAACCAGCTTCCGGCCGGCCGCATTGCGCCGAATGCTGTTCAGTTACTGAACCTGTATCCAACACCGACCGGCACGACGCTGCAGAACAACTATGTCAGCAGCCCCGTCAATGTGACACGGACCGACAGCTTTGATGTGCGCTTCGACGAGACACTCAGTCAGCGCGATTCTGCCTTCGTGCGCTACAGCTTCGTCAACACATCGCAGGTGGTGCCCAGCCCTTTTCCGGGCATTGCGGATGGCTCGGCATCACGCCCCGGCAACGGTCGCACGCAGTCGCAGAACATTGCGCTGAGCGAGACACACATCATCACGCCGCGACTGGTGAACGAGGCGCGCGTGGGTTACAGCAAGGTTCGCGATACGCGGCTTCAACTGAATGCGAATACGCTGGGCATCCCTGCGCAGTACGGCATCCCGGGTATCCCGCAGATTGCCGGCAATGGTGGCCTTCCCCAGTTCAGCTTCGGACAGTTAACGGCGCTTGGCTCACCCGGAACTTTGCCGAGCGATAAGTCGAGCAAGGTTCTGCAGTTCACTGAGAATGTGACGATCGATCGCGATCGCCACCAGATCCGTGCGGGTGTTGAGTATCAACATGTTGCCTTCCCCACCCTGACCCCGACGACGTCGCGCGGCGCTTTCACAAACAATGGCAGTTACACGTCGATCGTTGCAACGACGGATGCATCGACAGATCGCGCACAGTTCCTGCTCGCTCCGCGGCCCGTGGTTGCAGGCAGCCTGCAGAGTCTTGGTGGATCAAATGCTGTATCTGCATCGAGCTTCTCGCCGATCTTCAAACTTGTGCGGCAGTACGTTGGTGCTTACGTACAGGACAGCTGGAAGGCATCCAGCAACCTGACGCTGAATTATGGTGTGCGCTGGGAGTTTCTGGGCATTCCGACAGAGAGTGACGGCCGTTTCGCCAACTTTGTGCCGGCCCAGGCGGGCGACACAAAGGACAACACCTCGCGCTTTTACATACCGCAGTCGCAGGTTGCGAATGTGCCCGTGGCGTTCCAGAACCTGCTGGCGCAGGACGGCATCGCCTTCACGCCCATTGCGGACAAGGTGCTGGGCTATGCGCAGAAAGGTAACTTTGCGCCACGGGTTGGCTTCTCATACCAGGCGGATTCGAAGTTAGTCATTCGCGGCGGATACGGCCTGTTCTACCAGGGTTATGAAAACCATGGACTCAGCATCAGCCCCTGGGTGAACTATCCCTTCCAGATCACCAGCAGCTACACCGCCGGTAGCTCGGTTGCGCCGGTGACTGCAGATAACTCCGTCGGACCTATTTCAAATGGTTTGACGAATGTCCCGCTGACGGCTGCGAATGCGTCCCTGGGTGCGTTGTCGCTGTTTGGTGAGCCGCGCAATCCGAAGACGACTTACAGCCAGGCCTTTAATCTGCAGGTGCAGTACCAGGTCTCTCCGAACACAATTGCTTACGTTGGTTATGTCGGCAGCAACGGCAAGCACATCATGTCGTCGCTTGGGTCCAATGCGGTGAGCTCGATCCTTGCACCAACTGCGAATACCAAGGCGAACTCGTTCTTCAAGGACTTCTCGGTTGGCGGCAACTATGTCTCGCGCAGCGGGTCGACGAACTACAACTCGCTGCAGACCGGTGTGGAACATCGCTTCAGTCACGGCTTCAGCGTGATCGCGAACTTCACTTACTCCAAGTGCCTTGGCACCGCGCGTGACCTGCTGGATAACGGTGTCGGTGGCTACCGTGCGCCCTATGTTGCCGGGTATGGCATCGGTGCGGACTATGCGCCATGCGACATTGACGTACGACGCATCCTGCATACCAGCGGCAGTTATGAATTGCCCTTCGGCAAGGGACGCAGCTATGCCACGTCGGGCGTAGCCTCTGCGCTTGCCGGTGGATGGTCAGTGAACTGGATCTACTCCACGCAGGATGGCCAGCCGTTCTCCGTGGCCTGCACAAGCACGACGGCGGCAGGGCTTGGCTGCTTTGCGTTGAAGGTGCCCGGCCAGTCGTTGTATGCCAGCGGCAACCGGGTGAAGAACTTCCTGAATCCGGCTGCGTTTGCGAATCCCGCGGTGGGTAACCTTGGCGGCGCATCGGGACAGGTAAGCGGTCCGGCCTTCCGGCATCTGGATCTTTCGCTCTTCCGCCGCTTCAACCTTGGCGAGGCGCGCTACTTCGAATTCCGTGCGGAGAGTTTCAATCTGACGAACACACCAAACTTCGCGCAGCCGGGTAGCCTGAACTTCACGTCGCCCACAACGTTTTCTTCCATCAGCGCAACGCGCGATAATCCAAACGACCCGCGGGAGCTGCAGGCCAGCCTCAAACTCTTCTTCTAG
- a CDS encoding sulfatase-like hydrolase/transferase translates to MNRRDFLMKSGVAAAATASLGNGAVAQTAVTKSGKAPSRKPNIIVYLSDQFRWDFVGANGANSSTKTPNLDAMAKRGKNFTHAVTNQPVCAPARSVLMTSRFATETSVWHNGPALDNTLPTLAGELRKAGYTSNLIGKWHLAPSAEKDGGGPGYVKPEYRGGFLDLWEGANALEHTSHPFYGSLFDGDGKEIKFEDQYRVDFLTDRTEKFLRQKHDKPFFLFVSQLEPHQQNDENRMVGPKGSAARFINAHVPPDLRALPGDWHQQLPDYYGACESIDASVGRIRKVLHETGQAENTIFVFISDHGCHFMTRNQEYKRSTHNSSVRIPLIIDGPGFEGAQQIPELTGIINVAPSLLEAVGVPVPKTWKGRSFLPLLNDTAAREAWPNKELIQISESMTARTIKTPDWTYCVADISGARKAASPKYLEWQLYDQRNDPHELVNLAGRKEYLDVAKQLRGELAELLQYAGEGTPEIQPATLYP, encoded by the coding sequence ATGAATCGTAGAGATTTTCTTATGAAGAGCGGCGTCGCAGCTGCGGCCACAGCCTCCTTAGGCAACGGCGCCGTTGCGCAGACTGCCGTGACGAAGAGCGGCAAGGCGCCGAGCCGGAAGCCGAACATCATCGTTTACCTTTCGGATCAGTTCCGCTGGGACTTTGTCGGCGCAAACGGAGCGAATAGCTCCACGAAAACGCCGAACCTGGATGCGATGGCGAAGCGTGGCAAGAACTTCACACATGCGGTCACCAATCAACCGGTGTGCGCCCCGGCGCGATCCGTTTTGATGACAAGTCGCTTCGCCACGGAGACCAGCGTGTGGCACAACGGTCCCGCGCTCGATAACACGCTGCCGACACTGGCCGGCGAGTTACGCAAAGCGGGTTACACCTCAAACCTGATTGGTAAGTGGCATCTGGCGCCGTCGGCAGAGAAGGATGGTGGCGGCCCGGGCTATGTGAAGCCCGAGTATCGCGGCGGCTTTCTTGACCTGTGGGAGGGAGCGAATGCGCTCGAACATACCTCGCATCCGTTTTACGGATCGCTGTTCGATGGGGATGGGAAGGAGATCAAGTTTGAGGACCAGTACCGTGTAGATTTCCTGACGGATCGAACTGAAAAATTCCTCCGGCAGAAGCATGACAAGCCATTCTTCCTGTTCGTCTCGCAACTTGAGCCCCACCAGCAGAATGACGAGAACCGCATGGTGGGTCCGAAGGGTTCGGCCGCGCGCTTTATCAATGCGCATGTACCGCCCGATCTGCGCGCGTTGCCGGGTGACTGGCATCAGCAGCTCCCGGACTACTACGGCGCCTGCGAAAGCATTGACGCTTCTGTCGGCCGCATTCGCAAGGTGCTGCACGAGACAGGCCAGGCGGAGAACACTATCTTCGTCTTCATCAGCGATCACGGTTGCCACTTCATGACGCGCAACCAGGAGTACAAACGGTCCACGCACAACAGTTCGGTACGCATTCCATTGATCATTGACGGCCCGGGCTTTGAAGGTGCGCAGCAGATTCCCGAGTTGACCGGCATCATCAACGTCGCGCCCTCATTGCTGGAGGCTGTGGGTGTGCCGGTGCCGAAGACGTGGAAGGGCCGCAGCTTTCTGCCGCTGTTGAATGACACTGCGGCACGCGAGGCGTGGCCGAACAAGGAACTGATCCAGATCAGTGAGTCAATGACGGCGCGCACGATCAAGACACCGGACTGGACTTACTGCGTTGCAGACATATCCGGTGCGAGGAAGGCTGCGAGTCCGAAGTACCTGGAGTGGCAGCTCTATGATCAGCGCAATGACCCGCATGAGTTGGTAAACCTTGCAGGTCGCAAGGAGTATCTGGATGTGGCAAAACAGTTGCGCGGCGAGTTAGCCGAGTTGCTGCAATATGCCGGAGAAGGTACGCCGGAGATCCAGCCGGCGACACTCTATCCGTAG
- a CDS encoding sulfatase family protein, with product MMGITRREFVELLGLTASSHMATAAQTRTAQRPNIVLLLGDDHRADALGCAGNRFVKTPHLDAMAGEGLHFVNHFCTTPICCVSRASIMTGQYAATHGIYDFATPLSPAQVQRSYFGQMRRNGYYTGFLGKFGVGATMPADAFDVWKGFGGQGKYFPNGEPGPHLTDILSEQTTNFIRSAPRDRPFCLSVSYKAPHEQDEDPRTYLPSATTLARYAGMNPPLPQGAPESDIERFPLPIQRSENRRRWSTRYTTTKLRQETMKGYYALITGIDDAVGALRKELSAQGLADNTVILYSADHGVYHGEHGFAGKWYAHEEPTRIPLIVFDPRSAASRKGVRVSDPTLNLDLHPTLLDLAGIPLPGGTHGRSLLSTMRGSAPGPQRAWYVEHKFPDAGLIPSSRAVRSLHWKYIQYTDNAAPFEEIYDLRNDPHEVKNLAVDASHQGMLAKLRAQCDTWSKSFAAGDAWREPLGAADLEA from the coding sequence ATGATGGGCATAACGCGGCGTGAATTTGTGGAATTGCTGGGGCTTACCGCATCCAGTCACATGGCAACGGCAGCGCAGACTCGCACAGCACAGCGACCAAACATCGTCCTGTTGCTGGGTGACGATCACCGTGCGGACGCGCTGGGCTGCGCCGGCAATCGCTTCGTAAAGACACCCCACCTGGACGCGATGGCGGGCGAGGGCCTGCACTTCGTCAACCACTTCTGCACCACGCCCATCTGCTGCGTATCACGCGCCAGCATCATGACGGGGCAGTACGCTGCGACACACGGCATCTACGACTTCGCCACACCGCTTAGTCCTGCGCAGGTGCAGCGGTCCTACTTTGGGCAGATGCGACGCAACGGCTATTACACCGGCTTCCTCGGTAAGTTCGGCGTTGGTGCGACCATGCCAGCCGACGCCTTCGACGTCTGGAAAGGTTTCGGCGGGCAGGGCAAGTACTTCCCGAACGGTGAGCCCGGGCCGCACCTGACCGACATTCTCTCTGAACAGACGACGAACTTCATCCGCTCGGCGCCGCGCGACAGACCCTTCTGCCTCTCCGTGTCGTACAAGGCGCCACATGAGCAGGACGAAGATCCGCGCACCTACCTGCCGTCCGCCACAACGCTGGCACGCTATGCGGGCATGAACCCACCGCTGCCGCAGGGCGCACCGGAGTCGGACATTGAGCGCTTTCCGCTGCCCATCCAGCGATCAGAAAATCGCCGCCGATGGAGCACCCGTTACACCACCACGAAACTGCGGCAGGAGACGATGAAGGGCTACTACGCCCTGATCACCGGCATCGATGATGCCGTGGGTGCTCTGCGAAAAGAGCTGTCCGCGCAGGGCCTCGCGGACAATACCGTCATCCTCTATTCCGCGGACCATGGCGTCTACCATGGCGAGCACGGCTTCGCAGGGAAATGGTACGCACATGAGGAGCCGACAAGAATCCCGCTGATCGTCTTCGATCCGCGGTCCGCGGCCAGTCGCAAGGGCGTTCGCGTCAGCGATCCCACGCTGAACCTCGATCTTCATCCCACGCTGCTGGACCTGGCCGGTATCCCTTTACCCGGGGGAACGCACGGCCGCAGTTTGTTGTCGACGATGAGGGGATCAGCGCCGGGGCCGCAGCGAGCCTGGTATGTCGAACACAAGTTCCCGGACGCGGGCCTGATTCCCTCCAGCCGTGCCGTTCGCTCGCTGCACTGGAAGTACATCCAGTACACGGACAACGCGGCGCCCTTCGAAGAGATCTACGACCTGCGCAACGATCCGCACGAAGTAAAGAACCTTGCCGTGGATGCGTCCCATCAAGGCATGCTCGCGAAGCTTCGTGCGCAATGTGACACCTGGAGCAAGAGCTTCGCTGCAGGCGACGCGTGGCGCGAGCCGCTTGGTGCGGCAGACCTCGAAGCATAA